The Gemmatimonadaceae bacterium genome has a segment encoding these proteins:
- a CDS encoding ABC transporter permease, whose amino-acid sequence MRRAFRMPFGKHHIAREVDDELAFHLDMRVQRLVAAGWSYDDARHEALRQFGNVDAVRSSCMTLDEQRERARQRTNMMADLLQDIAYALRTLRRNAGFTAVIVIALAVGIGANTAIFTLIDAVLMRMLPVAHPEQLVVVGDPSRIGGLSEGSVRTDLLSYPLYKDIRGDNPVFSDVLASGRTGRLDVQVSSGRELEHPHGRFVSSNYFSLLGVPAFAGRTLDAHMDDVTGSSPVIVISNSYWTRRFKASNDAIGSTVTIDGVKMTIIGVTPPGFSGEIVGTSTDLWLPISMQPSLQPHQKILNDRSASWVLLLGRLKPGATLAQAKLVLPDIIKRHVLAGGPQSLSQEFAADKHTYYVSDGSKGFSRVRTTFQAPLITLMIGVALLLCIICANVANLLLARAVARGREMSVRLALGADRSRLVRQLLTESAVLAVLSAAAGLLVAWWGSRALLTMAADGGTIPLRLNMDFTVLAFTVVVSIAAVALFGLAPAVRASRVDLASTMRAGATAVTGSALGARGRRAPLGALLVTGQVALSIVLLVGATMLVRSLRNVQSTDIGLDRDHLVLVDVDVTSRGIQGPLLGPFANKLRDRLAAVPGVKEVTFSENGIFSGTESATNIQIPGFAMRQPSDSNVAYDQVGAGYAHAIGAHLLAGRDIAKSDEAGVPRVAVVNESLAKFFFNGDAVGKYIHFNDSVAVQIVGVLADTRDHELATAPLRRIYFPFVHAADSLNLGWPGSLRLEVSTSGDPTALVQPLRKAVQSVDPLLPIDGVDPLVTLIRDTITQERLLAKLATAFGVLALILAAVGLYGVMTYAISRRTGEIGLRVALGAQRVNLVSMVLIDAMRLVVLGVVIGLPLALLSVRLLRAQLHDVALIDPASIVLAVGVLSAAAVAAVLLPALRASSVSPIVALRSE is encoded by the coding sequence ATGCGCCGGGCGTTCCGCATGCCGTTCGGCAAGCACCACATCGCGCGCGAGGTCGACGACGAGCTCGCGTTCCATCTCGACATGCGCGTGCAACGGCTGGTCGCCGCCGGGTGGTCCTACGATGACGCGCGCCATGAAGCCCTGAGACAGTTCGGCAACGTCGACGCCGTGCGCAGCTCGTGCATGACGCTCGACGAACAACGCGAACGAGCGAGGCAACGAACGAACATGATGGCAGATCTCTTACAGGACATCGCGTACGCGCTCCGCACGCTGCGCCGCAACGCCGGCTTCACGGCGGTGATCGTGATCGCGCTCGCCGTCGGCATCGGCGCGAACACGGCGATCTTCACGCTCATCGACGCCGTCCTGATGCGCATGTTGCCCGTCGCGCATCCCGAGCAGCTCGTCGTCGTCGGCGATCCGTCGCGCATCGGCGGTCTCTCGGAAGGGTCGGTGCGCACCGACCTGCTCTCGTATCCGCTCTACAAGGACATTCGCGGCGACAATCCCGTCTTCAGCGACGTCCTCGCGTCGGGCCGCACCGGTCGTCTCGACGTCCAGGTCTCGAGTGGCCGAGAGCTCGAGCATCCGCACGGACGATTCGTCTCGAGCAACTATTTCAGCCTCCTGGGCGTGCCGGCGTTCGCGGGACGCACGTTGGACGCGCACATGGACGACGTGACCGGCTCGTCGCCAGTCATCGTGATCAGCAATTCCTATTGGACGCGCCGATTCAAGGCGAGCAATGACGCGATCGGCAGCACGGTGACGATCGACGGCGTGAAGATGACGATCATCGGCGTTACGCCGCCCGGATTCAGCGGCGAGATCGTCGGCACCTCGACGGACCTCTGGTTGCCGATCTCGATGCAGCCGTCGCTCCAGCCCCATCAGAAAATACTCAACGATCGCTCGGCGAGCTGGGTGCTGCTGCTCGGCCGCCTCAAGCCCGGCGCGACGCTCGCGCAGGCGAAGCTCGTATTGCCCGACATCATCAAGCGCCACGTGCTCGCCGGCGGCCCGCAGTCCCTGTCCCAGGAATTCGCGGCCGACAAGCACACCTACTACGTCAGCGACGGATCGAAAGGATTCTCCCGGGTGAGAACGACCTTCCAGGCGCCGTTGATCACGCTGATGATCGGCGTGGCACTGCTGCTCTGCATCATCTGCGCGAACGTCGCGAACCTGCTCCTGGCGCGCGCCGTCGCCCGCGGTCGCGAGATGAGCGTGCGTCTCGCGCTCGGCGCCGATCGCTCGCGACTCGTGCGGCAGCTGCTGACCGAAAGCGCGGTGCTCGCGGTATTGAGCGCGGCGGCGGGACTCCTGGTCGCCTGGTGGGGCAGTCGTGCACTGCTCACGATGGCGGCCGATGGCGGCACCATCCCGCTGCGATTGAACATGGATTTCACCGTGCTGGCGTTTACGGTGGTCGTGTCGATCGCCGCCGTCGCGCTGTTTGGCCTCGCGCCGGCGGTGCGTGCGTCGCGCGTCGATCTCGCATCCACGATGCGCGCGGGCGCCACCGCCGTCACCGGCTCCGCGCTCGGTGCTCGCGGACGCAGGGCTCCGCTCGGCGCGCTGCTCGTGACGGGACAAGTCGCGCTGTCGATCGTGTTGCTCGTCGGCGCGACGATGCTCGTGCGCAGCCTTCGCAACGTGCAATCAACGGACATCGGTCTCGACCGCGATCATCTCGTGCTCGTCGACGTCGATGTCACCTCGCGCGGGATTCAAGGCCCGCTGCTCGGCCCGTTCGCCAACAAGCTGCGCGACCGGCTCGCGGCGGTGCCGGGCGTGAAAGAGGTCACGTTCTCGGAGAATGGCATCTTCTCCGGCACCGAGTCGGCTACGAACATTCAGATTCCCGGTTTCGCAATGCGGCAGCCGAGCGACAGCAATGTCGCGTACGACCAGGTTGGCGCGGGCTATGCGCACGCGATTGGAGCCCATCTCCTCGCCGGGCGTGACATCGCAAAGTCCGACGAAGCCGGTGTACCGCGCGTCGCCGTGGTGAATGAGTCGCTGGCGAAGTTCTTCTTCAACGGCGACGCCGTCGGCAAATACATCCACTTCAACGACAGCGTGGCGGTGCAGATCGTCGGCGTGCTGGCCGACACGCGCGACCACGAGCTGGCCACCGCGCCGCTTCGCCGCATCTATTTCCCCTTCGTCCACGCCGCCGACAGTCTCAACCTCGGCTGGCCGGGATCGCTGCGGTTGGAGGTGAGTACGAGCGGCGATCCCACGGCGCTGGTGCAGCCGCTGCGCAAGGCGGTCCAGAGCGTCGATCCGCTCTTGCCGATCGACGGCGTCGATCCGCTCGTCACGTTGATTCGCGACACGATCACGCAGGAACGTCTGCTCGCGAAGCTCGCGACAGCGTTCGGCGTGCTGGCGTTGATTCTCGCGGCGGTTGGACTGTACGGGGTGATGACGTATGCCATCTCACGCCGCACGGGAGAGATCGGTCTGCGCGTGGCGCTCGGTGCGCAGCGCGTGAATCTGGTGAGCATGGTGCTGATCGACGCGATGCGATTGGTCGTGCTTGGCGTGGTGATCGGCCTGCCGCTCGCGTTGCTGAGTGTGCGACTGTTGCGCGCCCAGCTGCACGACGTGGCGCTCATCGATCCGGCGTCGATCGTCCTCGCGGTGGGTGTGCTCTCGGCGGCGGCGGTGGCGGCGGTGTTGTTGCCGGCGCTCCGAGCGTCGTCGGTGTCGCCGATCGTGGCGTTGCGCTCGGAATAG
- a CDS encoding PadR family transcriptional regulator: MLDPDGGLLRGTLDVLILKALTWGPRHGYAVAEWIQMITDGDLLVEEGPLYTALHRLEKNGWLTAEWGYSENNRRAKYYQLSRSGRAQLRTEVSSWERYARAVGKALAASSPALA, translated from the coding sequence ATGCTCGATCCCGACGGCGGACTGCTCCGCGGCACGCTCGATGTACTCATCCTCAAGGCACTGACCTGGGGTCCGCGGCACGGATACGCCGTCGCCGAGTGGATCCAGATGATCACGGACGGCGACCTCCTCGTCGAAGAAGGCCCGTTGTACACCGCGCTGCACCGACTCGAGAAGAACGGCTGGCTCACGGCCGAGTGGGGATACTCCGAGAACAACCGCCGAGCGAAGTACTATCAGCTCAGCCGCAGCGGACGCGCACAACTGCGCACCGAAGTGTCATCGTGGGAACGCTACGCGCGCGCCGTCGGCAAGGCGTTGGCCGCCTCCTCCCCCGCGCTCGCATAA
- a CDS encoding DUF4956 domain-containing protein produces MPPSTSRSTAPTSARVLARVVVFYAFIFGVGAVAWRYLPRTHLITTDSLDALFGDATGTIRGSGKNAVSVATDQGTLAVTVILAMLGSALLALPVAWIYTLTRARRGYQQSIVQLLIVLPTVIAGVIVLVKYSIALAFGLGSVVAAVRFRNSLDDSKDAVYVFLVTGLGIAAAVDMPVAMVISVLFNAVVVILWMTDFGRTPVALDGRLAERRLERARQLARTGTFVARIDDEVLRNMTAEQLEGVAKRAWRRARENHPDGHGKGGDEEVRTETRLRLRTRDSGLTRPLVEARLEDTTKRWKLGGVSMEPDGTCVLEYVVQTRKRTTPDELLALVVATGGPELVDAELAR; encoded by the coding sequence ATGCCGCCTTCCACATCTCGCTCGACTGCACCAACGTCGGCACGCGTGCTCGCGCGGGTCGTCGTGTTCTATGCATTCATCTTCGGCGTCGGCGCCGTCGCGTGGCGCTATTTGCCGCGCACGCATCTCATCACCACGGACTCGCTCGACGCCTTGTTCGGCGACGCGACCGGCACCATCCGCGGCAGCGGAAAGAATGCGGTGAGTGTCGCCACCGACCAGGGCACCCTCGCCGTCACCGTCATTCTGGCGATGCTTGGCTCCGCGCTGCTCGCGCTGCCCGTTGCGTGGATCTACACGCTGACGCGGGCGCGGCGCGGCTATCAGCAGTCGATCGTGCAATTGCTGATCGTCCTGCCGACGGTGATCGCCGGCGTGATCGTGCTCGTGAAGTACAGCATCGCGCTCGCGTTCGGGCTTGGCAGCGTCGTCGCGGCCGTGCGCTTCCGCAATTCGCTCGACGATAGCAAGGACGCCGTCTACGTGTTTCTCGTGACCGGTTTGGGGATTGCCGCCGCGGTCGACATGCCGGTGGCGATGGTGATTTCCGTGTTGTTCAACGCGGTCGTCGTCATTCTCTGGATGACGGATTTCGGTCGCACGCCCGTGGCGCTCGATGGCAGATTGGCCGAGCGGCGGTTGGAGCGCGCGCGGCAGCTGGCGCGCACGGGAACGTTCGTCGCGCGCATCGACGACGAAGTCCTGCGCAACATGACGGCGGAACAGCTCGAAGGCGTCGCGAAGCGGGCGTGGCGCCGCGCGCGCGAGAATCACCCCGACGGACACGGCAAGGGCGGCGATGAGGAGGTGCGCACCGAGACCCGCCTGCGGCTGCGCACGCGCGACTCGGGTCTCACGCGTCCACTGGTCGAGGCGCGGCTGGAGGACACGACGAAGCGCTGGAAACTCGGCGGCGTCTCGATGGAGCCCGATGGGACGTGCGTGCTCGAGTATGTCGTCCAGACGCGCAAGCGCACGACGCCCGACGAACTGCTCGCGCTCGTTGTTGCGACCGGTGGTCCCGAGTTGGTCGACGCCGAACTGGCGCGCTGA
- a CDS encoding DUF4397 domain-containing protein encodes MKTLKTLLSLAPLAVFAAGCKYDTSPIIAPKPPIAFTRYVHAVPDSGGMDFRFVDVIENSPVTFAMNFRGTFPGSGYSETGAGSRHLRVFQSGNAADPTLNTPEIVSKVLFDTTFNFVANTHYTIMVAGNMRAGQGKLFILTDDFADPGNGVEVRVVNAGVGTVDVYTSSAGGSTALPSSALVAGLGSLSASKYVPTSTASAMFLRAVNAGTKTVPALVEAAMPAGLAADQPNDLTAVGGIAQPGSVITAFLMPKSVAGSKATSFTTAGIVYIVDKNPNSGF; translated from the coding sequence ATGAAGACCTTGAAAACGTTGCTCTCGCTTGCGCCGCTCGCCGTGTTCGCGGCGGGGTGCAAGTACGACACCAGCCCCATCATCGCCCCCAAACCGCCGATCGCGTTCACGCGGTACGTGCATGCGGTGCCCGACTCGGGCGGCATGGACTTCCGGTTCGTGGACGTCATCGAGAATTCGCCGGTGACGTTCGCGATGAACTTCCGCGGCACGTTCCCAGGCTCTGGCTACTCGGAGACGGGCGCGGGCAGCCGGCACCTCCGCGTGTTCCAGAGCGGCAACGCGGCCGATCCGACGCTGAATACGCCGGAGATCGTCTCGAAGGTGTTGTTCGACACGACGTTCAATTTCGTGGCGAACACACACTACACGATCATGGTCGCGGGCAACATGCGCGCGGGCCAGGGCAAGCTGTTCATCCTGACGGATGATTTCGCGGATCCCGGCAACGGCGTCGAGGTGCGCGTCGTGAACGCCGGCGTGGGCACCGTGGACGTCTACACGTCGAGCGCTGGTGGCAGCACGGCGCTGCCGTCGTCGGCGCTGGTCGCGGGTCTCGGCAGCTTGAGTGCGTCGAAGTATGTGCCGACGTCGACGGCGTCGGCGATGTTCCTGCGCGCGGTCAACGCGGGCACCAAGACGGTCCCGGCGCTGGTCGAGGCAGCGATGCCGGCCGGTCTGGCAGCGGATCAGCCGAACGATCTGACGGCGGTGGGTGGTATCGCGCAGCCGGGCAGCGTGATCACGGCGTTCCTGATGCCCAAGTCGGTCGCGGGCAGCAAGGCGACGAGCTTTACGACGGCGGGAATCGTGTACATCGTCGACAAGAATCCGAATAGCGGGTTCTGA
- a CDS encoding plastocyanin/azurin family copper-binding protein: MRSSFRFLALSVVAVAAACGGSSGTSTGVTGPTGPTQPTTPSSPSNPVLTTAVTVGDDFFDPSNIQVSPGATVTWSWPSGVSIHNVTFSGDNSGDKGPGGSFSKAFPTAGTFSYQCTLHAVMTGTVLVK, translated from the coding sequence ATGCGATCCTCATTCAGATTTTTGGCATTAAGCGTTGTTGCCGTCGCGGCAGCGTGCGGTGGAAGCAGCGGCACGTCGACGGGAGTCACCGGACCGACGGGGCCGACGCAACCGACCACGCCCTCGTCACCGTCCAATCCAGTTCTCACGACGGCCGTGACCGTCGGCGACGACTTCTTCGATCCGTCCAACATTCAGGTATCGCCCGGCGCCACGGTGACGTGGTCGTGGCCGTCTGGCGTGTCCATTCACAACGTCACCTTCAGCGGTGACAATTCGGGTGACAAAGGCCCGGGCGGGTCCTTCAGCAAGGCGTTCCCGACCGCGGGAACATTTTCCTATCAGTGCACGTTACACGCTGTGATGACGGGGACGGTGCTGGTGAAATAG
- a CDS encoding SusC/RagA family TonB-linked outer membrane protein, with translation MKRLCSSRGFVLPLAALLLAALPASTALAQQQSASITGTVKSETGQPIENANAYIQELNLSTGTNAQGRFTLVIPAERVRGQAVVLRVRAIAHLAQSRPVTVRAGNQTIDFELKKDINRLEEVVVTGMSGATEQRKTTFAITALTAEQDMPVASVTPLEGLAGKVAGASVVGGNGRPGTAPAILLRGAHSINATNRGQGPLIIVDGIILNGNSTDIDPESIESVEIVKGAAGGSMYGSLAENGIISIRTKRATNESRALRIDARQETGFSDIQGTYHFPTTQMLQMNEDGTRFCINRSGLPNCAQTVDWDTEAARINNVPTAFTATPYALVRDYGFSTAPPSTQYEIKGLFMINEWPKRYNPVDQVKASNAYINSTVSLTGKNGGTSYFSSFNQTIQNGAVKYQQGYQRQSGRANVDQQIGSDFTTSLQMMFSRGRQFPDQTSWFGVTRTHAGANLNQFDAFGRLYYRPDITSETSQDSNDNPNYFQLYRNVGETDINRYLGSMTSHYTPTGWLTFEATTAIDERRTSGAFVTDKGFRTAASTSANDGNMSTSDNYDLSYNVLVNGTATHNFGKDLATRWDVRYSFDDQNSHSESGSGSTLTLPGLQTLRNATTSLQPLYTNNAQRALGYSSGLNLDYKDRYILDGSIRREGSSLFGIAQRWHDYSRASLAWLASEEPWWFLPSQIDQFKFRAAVGTAGGRPAFDQQYEVYNLGTGGSITASTLGNKDLRPEHALETEYGIDAEFFHKYGLQLTYARDITTDQIMQVPPSVSSGFSSQWQNAGTMDSRTWEVSLNVPLINHRSLAWTSRLNWDQTRSYITAMNVPDFFAANTNSNIRYAVGERYGNVYGWQFVKSCGQLPSDFQGRCGAGKDFQANDKGYIVWVGAGNSWQDGVTKNLWQAKLLGCTVKGVPTNTITGSANCLAAGGTVNTPWGQPTMNWGMPIEVRDSTGFHKLSLLGNSQPLWHVTWAHNVSFKRVNGYLLLDKMFGNHVYNEDRQWSFGDFMAADEDQRGQSVETAKPIGYYWRATAPDNGAGVGGFYSVLGPNSVSFEDASYLKLREASVTYNIGVLRKLPGDWSLSIIGRNLYTWTKYQGWDPDIGAGGGNTNSGAIFSAQSSAYPASRTFSFTLGSKF, from the coding sequence ATGAAGCGCTTGTGCTCGTCCCGCGGTTTCGTCCTCCCCCTAGCGGCCCTACTTCTAGCGGCCCTACCCGCCTCCACCGCCCTCGCGCAGCAGCAAAGCGCATCAATCACCGGCACCGTCAAGTCGGAAACCGGCCAACCGATCGAAAACGCCAACGCGTACATCCAGGAGCTCAATCTCTCCACGGGTACGAACGCGCAGGGTCGGTTCACGCTCGTGATTCCCGCCGAACGTGTCCGGGGTCAGGCAGTGGTGCTCCGCGTGCGCGCGATCGCGCACCTTGCCCAGTCGCGCCCCGTGACGGTGCGCGCCGGCAACCAAACCATCGACTTCGAGCTGAAGAAGGACATCAATCGTCTCGAGGAAGTCGTCGTCACCGGCATGTCCGGCGCGACGGAGCAGCGCAAGACGACGTTCGCCATCACCGCGCTCACGGCGGAGCAGGACATGCCGGTGGCCTCGGTGACGCCGCTCGAAGGACTGGCCGGCAAGGTGGCGGGTGCGTCGGTCGTCGGCGGTAACGGACGTCCCGGCACCGCGCCGGCGATCCTGCTGCGCGGCGCGCACTCGATCAACGCGACGAACCGCGGACAGGGCCCGCTCATCATCGTGGACGGCATCATCCTCAACGGCAACTCCACCGACATCGATCCGGAATCGATCGAGTCGGTCGAGATCGTGAAGGGGGCCGCCGGCGGATCGATGTACGGATCGCTGGCGGAGAACGGCATCATCTCGATTCGCACGAAGCGCGCGACGAACGAGTCGCGTGCGCTGCGCATCGACGCGCGTCAGGAAACGGGCTTCTCGGACATCCAGGGCACGTATCACTTCCCGACGACGCAGATGCTGCAGATGAACGAGGACGGCACGCGCTTCTGCATCAATCGGTCGGGCCTGCCGAACTGCGCGCAGACGGTCGATTGGGATACCGAAGCGGCGCGCATCAACAACGTGCCGACGGCGTTCACCGCGACCCCCTACGCGCTCGTGCGCGACTACGGCTTCTCGACCGCGCCGCCGAGCACGCAGTACGAGATCAAGGGTCTGTTCATGATCAATGAATGGCCCAAGCGCTACAATCCGGTCGATCAGGTGAAGGCGTCGAACGCGTACATCAATTCGACGGTGAGCCTGACCGGAAAGAACGGCGGGACGAGCTACTTCTCGAGCTTCAACCAGACGATTCAGAACGGCGCCGTGAAATACCAGCAGGGCTATCAGCGCCAGTCGGGCCGCGCCAACGTCGATCAACAGATCGGCTCGGACTTCACGACGTCGCTGCAGATGATGTTCAGCCGCGGCCGCCAGTTCCCGGATCAGACCAGCTGGTTCGGCGTGACGCGCACGCACGCGGGCGCCAACCTGAATCAGTTCGACGCGTTCGGCCGTCTGTACTACCGCCCCGACATCACGTCGGAGACGTCGCAGGACTCGAACGACAACCCGAACTACTTCCAGCTCTATCGCAACGTCGGCGAGACGGACATCAACCGCTATCTCGGGTCGATGACGTCGCACTACACGCCGACGGGTTGGCTGACGTTCGAGGCCACGACGGCGATCGACGAGCGGCGCACGAGCGGCGCGTTCGTGACCGACAAGGGCTTCCGCACCGCGGCATCCACGTCGGCGAACGACGGCAACATGAGCACGAGCGACAACTACGATCTCTCGTACAACGTCCTCGTGAACGGCACCGCCACGCACAACTTCGGCAAGGATCTGGCGACGCGCTGGGACGTTCGCTACAGCTTCGACGACCAGAACAGCCACAGCGAGTCGGGTTCGGGCAGCACGCTCACCCTTCCCGGCCTGCAGACGCTGCGCAACGCGACGACGTCGCTGCAGCCGTTGTACACCAACAACGCGCAGCGGGCGCTCGGCTACTCGTCGGGCCTCAATCTCGATTACAAGGATCGCTACATCCTCGACGGCTCGATCCGCCGTGAAGGCAGCTCGCTGTTCGGTATCGCGCAGCGCTGGCACGACTACTCGCGCGCCTCGCTCGCGTGGCTGGCGTCCGAAGAGCCCTGGTGGTTCCTGCCGAGCCAGATCGATCAGTTCAAGTTCCGCGCGGCGGTCGGCACGGCGGGTGGCCGTCCCGCGTTCGATCAGCAGTACGAGGTGTACAACCTTGGCACCGGCGGTTCGATCACCGCATCGACGCTCGGCAACAAGGATCTGCGTCCGGAGCACGCGCTCGAGACCGAGTACGGCATCGACGCGGAGTTCTTCCACAAGTACGGCCTCCAGCTGACGTACGCGCGCGACATCACGACCGACCAGATCATGCAGGTGCCGCCGTCGGTGTCGTCGGGCTTCTCGTCGCAGTGGCAGAACGCCGGCACGATGGACAGCCGCACGTGGGAAGTCTCGCTGAACGTGCCGCTCATCAACCACCGCAGTCTCGCGTGGACGAGCCGGTTGAATTGGGATCAGACCCGGTCCTACATCACGGCGATGAACGTTCCTGACTTCTTCGCCGCGAACACGAACTCGAACATCCGCTACGCGGTGGGCGAGCGATACGGCAACGTGTACGGCTGGCAGTTCGTGAAGAGCTGCGGCCAGCTGCCGTCCGACTTCCAGGGTCGCTGCGGCGCCGGCAAGGATTTCCAGGCGAACGACAAGGGCTACATCGTCTGGGTCGGCGCGGGTAATTCGTGGCAGGACGGCGTGACCAAGAACCTGTGGCAGGCCAAGCTGCTCGGCTGCACGGTGAAGGGCGTGCCGACGAACACCATCACGGGTTCGGCGAACTGTCTCGCCGCGGGCGGCACGGTCAACACGCCGTGGGGCCAGCCGACGATGAACTGGGGCATGCCGATCGAAGTGCGTGACTCGACGGGCTTCCACAAGCTGAGCCTCCTGGGCAACAGCCAGCCGCTGTGGCACGTGACGTGGGCGCACAACGTCAGCTTCAAGCGCGTGAACGGCTACCTCTTGCTCGACAAGATGTTCGGCAATCACGTATACAACGAAGATCGCCAGTGGTCGTTCGGCGACTTCATGGCGGCGGACGAAGACCAGCGCGGTCAGTCGGTCGAGACGGCGAAGCCGATCGGCTACTACTGGCGCGCAACGGCTCCGGACAACGGCGCCGGCGTGGGCGGCTTTTACAGCGTCCTTGGTCCGAACTCGGTGAGCTTCGAGGATGCGAGCTACCTCAAGCTTCGCGAAGCGTCGGTAACGTACAACATCGGCGTGCTCAGAAAGCTGCCGGGTGATTGGAGCTTGAGCATCATCGGGCGCAACCTGTATACGTGGACCAAGTACCAGGGTTGGGATCCGGACATCGGCGCGGGTGGTGGCAATACGAACTCCGGCGCGATCTTCTCCGCGCAGTCGTCGGCCTATCCGGCCAGCCGCACGTTCTCGTTCACGCTCGGCTCCAAGTTCTAA